A genomic region of Alligator mississippiensis isolate rAllMis1 chromosome 6, rAllMis1, whole genome shotgun sequence contains the following coding sequences:
- the KHDRBS1 gene encoding KH domain-containing, RNA-binding, signal transduction-associated protein 1, producing MQRRDDPAARLGRPPGPGARPQAAQPPRRPPRGGARGAAAAHPPGSQPPPLLPPAATAGASQAPAAAPTPLLPGAAAVKMEPENKYLPELMAEKDSLDPSFTHAMQLLTAEIEKIQKGETKKDEEENYLDLFSHKNMKLKERVLIPVKQYPKFNFVGKILGPQGNTIKRLQEETGAKISVLGKGSMRDKAKEEELRKGGDPKYAHLNMDLHVFIEVFGPPCEAYALMAHAMEEVKKFLVPDMMDDICQEQFLELSYLNGVPEPARGRGVPVRGRGAAPPPPPPVPRGRGVGPPPPPPRGALVRGAPVRGAIARGATVARGVPPPPAVRGAPAPRARAAGIQRIPLPPPPAPETYEEYGYDDAYADQSYEGYEGYYSQGQGDTEYYDYGHGEAQESYEAYGQDDWNGTRPSLKAPPARPVKGAYREHPYGRY from the exons ATGCAGCGCCGCGACGACCCCGCCGCCCGCCTGGGCCGGCCCCCGGGCCCCGGCGCCCGGCCGCAGGCAGCGCAgcccccgcgccggccgccccgcGGCGGGGCCcgcggcgccgccgccgcccaccCGCCGGGCTCGcagccgccgccgctgctgccgcccGCCGCCACCGCCGGCGCCTCGCAGGCGCCCGCCGCCGCGCCCACCCCGCTGCTGCCCGGCGCCGCCGCCGTCAAGATGGAGCCCGAGAACAAGTACCTGCCCGAGCTCATGGCCGAGAAGGACAGCCTCGACCCGTCCTTCACGCACGCCATGCAGCTCCTCACGGCAG AAATTGAAAAAATTCAGAAGGGTGAAACAAAGAAGGATGAGGAGGAGAACTACCTGGATTTGTTTTCCCACAAGAACATGAAGCTGAAAGAACGAGTTCTGATACCTGTCAAACAGTACCCCAAG TTTAACTTTGTTGGGAAGATTTTGGGACCTCAAGGCAACACTATCAAGAGACTTCAGGAAGAAACTGGTGCAAAGATCTCTGTGCTTGGAAAAGGTTCAATGAGAGACAAAGCAAAG GAGGAAGAACTGCGCAAAGGGGGAGATCCCAAATATGCTCATTTAAATATGGATCTGCATGTTTTCATTGAAGTCTTTGGACCCCCTTGTGAGGCCTATGCACTCATGGCACATGCCATGGAAGAGGTCAAGAAATTCCTTGTTCCG gATATGATGGATGATATCTGCCAGGAGCAGTTTCTGGAGCTGTCCTATCTGAATGGTGTGCCAGAGCCAGCACGTGGTCGAGGGGTCCCTGTGAGAGGAAGAGgagcagctccccctcctcctccacctgttCCAAG GGGGCGTGGTGTTggtcctcctccacctcctcctcgtGGTGCCCTGGTGCGAGGAGCCCCGGTGAGAGGTGCCATAGCCAGAGGAGCTACAGTGGCCCGGGGCGTACCCCCTCCACCAGCTGTAAGGGGTGCCCCTGCACCAAGAGCTCGTGCAGCAGGCATCCAGAGAATACCGCTGCCTCCTCCCCCGGCACCAGAAACCTACGAAGAATAC GGCTATGATGATGCATATGCTGATCAAAGTTACGAGGGTTACGAAGGGTACTACAGCCAGGGCCAAGG gGATACAGAGTACTATGATTATGGACACGGGGAGGCACAAGAATCCTATGAAGCTTACG gcCAAGATGACTGGAATGGGACAAGGCCCTCCTTGAAGGCCCCGCCAGCTAGGCCTGTGAAAGGGGCCTACAGAGAGCACCCCTACGGACGCTATTAA